Genomic segment of Streptomyces sp. NA02950:
GGTCAGGGGGCACCGGGGCCGGAGCGGCTCCCGGTGCCCCCTGCTCGGTGGCTCAGCCGCCCCAGGACCACTCCGCCACTTCGGGCATGTCGGTGCCGTGCTCGCGGATCCACGCGCGGTGGCGGGCGCGCGCGTCCTGCATCCGCTGGCGTACGGCGGCGGCGCGCACCGCGAGGCCCGGGGTGCGGTCGATGACGTCCATCACCAGCCGGTAGCGGTCCAGGTCGTTGCGGACGACCATGTCGAAGGGCGTGGTGGTGGTGCCCGACTCCACATAGCCGCGCACATGCAGCCCCGGGTGAACGGCCCGGCGGTAGGCCAGCCGGTGCACCAGCCACGGATAGCCGTGGTAAGCGAAGATGACGGGCCGGTCGCGGGTGAACAGGGCGTCGAACTCGGCGTCCGGCATCCCGTGCGGATGTTCCTTCTGGGGCAGCAGCCGGGTCATGTCGACGACGTTGACGACGCGTACCGCCACATCGGGAAGGTGGCGGCGGAGGATCCCGGCGGCCGCCAGGACCTCCTGGGTGGGGACGTCGCCCGCGGCGGCCAGCACCACATCGGGTTCGCCGGTGCCGTTCTCGGTGCCCGCCCAGTCCCAGCTTCCGGCGCCGCGGGCGCAGTGGGCGCGGGCCTGGTCGAGGTCGAGCCAGTCGAAGCAGGGCTGTTTGCCCGCGACGACGACGTTGACGTAGTCCCGGCTGCGCAGCACGTGGTCGGCCACGCAGAGCAGGGTGTTGGCGTCCGGCGGCAGATAGACCCGCACCACCTCGGGGCTCTTGTTGAGCACGTGGTCCACGAAGCCGGGGTCCTGGTGCGAGAAGCCGTTGTGGTCCTGCCGCCAGACATGGGAGGTCAGCAGGTAGTTGAGGGAGGCCACGGGGCGCCGCCACGGCAGCGCGCGGGACACCTTCAGCCATTTGATGTGCTGGTTGACCATGGAGTCGACGATGTGGACGAACGCCTCGTAACAGGAGAACAGCCCGTGCCGTCCGGTGAGCAGATAGCCCTCCAGCCAGCCCTGGCAGACATGTTCGGAGAGGATCTCCATCACCCGGCCGTGCCGGTTCAGATGCTCGTCGGTGCTCAGGGTCTCTTCCTGCCACGCCTTCCCGGTGGCCTGGAAGAGGGCCTGGAGCCGGTTGGACGCGGTCTCGTCGGGGCCGACGACCCGGAAGTCACGGCGGTCGCCGGTGTCCTCCATGACCCGCTCCAGGAGGTCGCCGAGCACCCGGGTGGGCTCGTGCAGCGTCACCCCGGGCTTGTCGACGGGGACCGCGTACCGGTCCAGCGCGGGCATCGGCAGATCGCGCACCAGCAGTCCGCCGTTGGTGTGCGGATTGGCACCCAGCCGCCGCTGTCCCTCGGGGACACATGCCAGCACCTGCGGCCGGGGGCGCCCGTCGCCGTCGAACAGTTCCTCGGGCCGGTAGGAGCGCAGCCACCGCTCCAGCTGCCGCAGATGCTCCGGGTTCTCCCGGACGCCCGGCAGCGGGACCTGGTGGGAGCGCCAGGTGCCCTCGACGGGGACGCCGTCGACCTCGGCGGGCCCGGTCCAGCCCTTGGGGGTGCGCAGCACGATCACCGGCCAGCGCGGGCGTTCGCCGACGCCCTCCTCGCGGGCGGTGCGCTGGAGCAGGGCGATCCGGTCGAGGGCCTGGTCCATGGCCCGGGCCAGGTCCCGGTGGACCTGGAGCGGTTCGTCGCCGCTCACCTGGATCGGCTCATGGCCGTATCCGCGCAGCAGGTCGTCGAGTTCGGGCTCGGGGAGGCGGGCGAGGACCGTGGGGTTGGCGATCTTGTAGCCGTTGAGGTGGAGGATGGGCAGCACGGCGCCGTCGTGGACCGGGTCGAGGAACTTGTTCGCGTGCCAGGAGGCGGCCAGTGGTCCGGTCTCGGCTTCCCCGTCGCCGATGACACAGGCGACGAGGAGGCCGGGGTTGTCCAGGGCCGCGCCGTAGGCGTGGGCGAGCGAGTAGCCGAGCTCACCGCCCTCGTGGATGGAGCCGGGGGTCTCGGGGGCGACATGGCTGGGCACCCCGCCGGGGAAGGAGAACTGGCGGAAGAGCCGCCCCATGCCCGCCGCGTCCCGGCTGACGTCGGGGTAGACGGCGGAGTAGCTGCCGTCCAGCCAGGAGCCCGCGAGCACCGCCGGGCCGCCGTGGCCGGGGCCCCAGACGCAGATGGCGTCCAGGTCGCGGGCCTTGATGACCCGGTTGAGATGGGTGTGCACGAGGTTGAGCCCGGGTGAGGTGCCCCAGTGGCCCAGCAGCCGGGGCTTGATGTGGTCGGGGCGCAGCGGCTCGGTCAGCAACGGGTTCGTCAGCAGGTAGATCTGGCCGGCCGCGAGGTAGTTCGCGGCCCGCCAGTGGGCGTCCAGGGCGTGGAGTTCATCGTCGGCGAGCCCGCTGGTCGCCGGGGTCGGTGCGTCTGGCATGGACCTCTCTCCCTCGTAGGGTGTCCGGCTCACAGCCGTCCGGACGGGTACCCGGTACCGGGCCGCCGCTGGTCCCGCGGCCCGGGTGTGCCCTTCGTTTCCGTTCCATGCGCGCGGGGTCCTCATCCCGCTCGGGGACGACCGCCACCGGACACGGTGCGTGGTGCAGCGCCGTGTGGACGACCCGGCCGAGTTGGAGCCCCGCGAGGTGGCCGTGGCGCCGGCGGGCGCCGAGGACCAGCAGATCGGCGGTGGCCGCCGCGTGCAGCAGCGCCTTGCGGGCCGGTCCCTCGACGGTCTCGCGGTTGACGACGACCTTGGGGTGGTCCCGCTCGGGGACCCGCAGGGCGTCGTCGAGGACGCGCTCGGCGCGGGCCCAGTGGGCGCGGACCGGATCGCCGTAGATCATCAGGTCGTCCGTGACCTTACCGGCCGGGCAGCGCCAGGACCGTACGGCGGTCAGCTCACGGCCGCCCGCTTCGGCC
This window contains:
- a CDS encoding phosphoketolase: MPDAPTPATSGLADDELHALDAHWRAANYLAAGQIYLLTNPLLTEPLRPDHIKPRLLGHWGTSPGLNLVHTHLNRVIKARDLDAICVWGPGHGGPAVLAGSWLDGSYSAVYPDVSRDAAGMGRLFRQFSFPGGVPSHVAPETPGSIHEGGELGYSLAHAYGAALDNPGLLVACVIGDGEAETGPLAASWHANKFLDPVHDGAVLPILHLNGYKIANPTVLARLPEPELDDLLRGYGHEPIQVSGDEPLQVHRDLARAMDQALDRIALLQRTAREEGVGERPRWPVIVLRTPKGWTGPAEVDGVPVEGTWRSHQVPLPGVRENPEHLRQLERWLRSYRPEELFDGDGRPRPQVLACVPEGQRRLGANPHTNGGLLVRDLPMPALDRYAVPVDKPGVTLHEPTRVLGDLLERVMEDTGDRRDFRVVGPDETASNRLQALFQATGKAWQEETLSTDEHLNRHGRVMEILSEHVCQGWLEGYLLTGRHGLFSCYEAFVHIVDSMVNQHIKWLKVSRALPWRRPVASLNYLLTSHVWRQDHNGFSHQDPGFVDHVLNKSPEVVRVYLPPDANTLLCVADHVLRSRDYVNVVVAGKQPCFDWLDLDQARAHCARGAGSWDWAGTENGTGEPDVVLAAAGDVPTQEVLAAAGILRRHLPDVAVRVVNVVDMTRLLPQKEHPHGMPDAEFDALFTRDRPVIFAYHGYPWLVHRLAYRRAVHPGLHVRGYVESGTTTTPFDMVVRNDLDRYRLVMDVIDRTPGLAVRAAAVRQRMQDARARHRAWIREHGTDMPEVAEWSWGG
- a CDS encoding universal stress protein, which encodes MALPLVVGVDGSQSSLNAVDWAVDAASRHRVPLRLVHGSLWERYEGIRPVTDPEHPWDRVMADQITGTAADRARRRGPDVKISTEVFPEDPVSLLLRAGEEAYGVVTGARGRGELSGLLLGSVALTVAARASCPVTVVRGGLPNRRGSFGRVVLGVDEPADRAAPALRYAFSEAEAGGRELTAVRSWRCPAGKVTDDLMIYGDPVRAHWARAERVLDDALRVPERDHPKVVVNRETVEGPARKALLHAAATADLLVLGARRRHGHLAGLQLGRVVHTALHHAPCPVAVVPERDEDPARMERKRRAHPGRGTSGGPVPGTRPDGCEPDTLRGREVHARRTDPGDQRARRR